GGCCACGTCCTTTGTTTCTACTACGGCCTTTGCCGTGTGATCTCTTATCATCATGGACATGGTTGCACtctttgggatctttcttttcagCCTCATTGGCTTCTGGTAATGCTGCTGTTCCGAtgggtctcatctcactgtttttcATCAGGAGTTCATTATTAGCCTCGGCCAGGAgtaggcacgagatcagataTGTGTATGAGGCGaagcctctctctctatactgCTGTTGCAGCAACACATTCGTCGAATGGAACGTGGAGAATGTTTTATCAAGCAACTCTTTCTCGGTTACttcttcaccacaaagtctcatcATTGAGACTATCTTAAACAATACTGAATTGTATTCATCCATAGACTTATAGTCCATGAATCTGAGATTCTTCCACTCATGTTTAGCCTTTGGTAATAGCAAGTGATCATATCGTCGCTGTAAGCGGTCCAAAGGTCTAGTGGATTCTCCATGGTGaggtactgatcttttagaccctCAGTGAGATAGtggcgtataatacttatagcccTGTACCGACTCTTATCAGTCTCATTGTTGCCCTCGATGATAGCATCACCGAGTTCCTTTGATCTCAAGTTAATCTTTGTGTCAAGTGCCCGTGGAAAATAGTTGTCTCCAGAGAGATTAAAGGCAGCATAGTCTAGgtttgagattttcgacatctgaatcacattatcattcataatttagggtttcacaatgtgatcatgtggccgcaaGGCAACCAATAATTTTTGGCCACAATCAAGTCTTATACAATCATGTTTCAAACAATTTAATCAACCATGGTGCGAACAATCATTAGATTCTATATGTGACAAATAGAtcaggccacacggccatacaATTTTATGATGCAAACTATTCAAGTTTATACGATCTATATGTCATGTTGGTTGATAATTAAAACAAGACGAATGCAATTCATATTCAGTTTTATATGTTATGCAAACAACCTTAAT
The window above is part of the Brassica napus cultivar Da-Ae chromosome C8, Da-Ae, whole genome shotgun sequence genome. Proteins encoded here:
- the LOC125591939 gene encoding uncharacterized protein LOC125591939, yielding MSKISNLDYAAFNLSGDNYFPRALDTKINLRSKELGDAIIEGNNETDKSRYRAISIIRHYLTEGLKDQYLTMENPLDLWTAYSDDMITCYYQRLNMSGRISDSWTIKVTEKELLDKTFSTFHSTNVLLQQQYRERGFASYTYLISCLLLAEANNELLMKNSEMRPIGTAALPEANEAEKKDPKECNHVHDDKRSHGKGRSRNKGRGRDNYSYGLAMAVVEAAYPNRLTRPNQLVIDAG